A genomic window from Astatotilapia calliptera chromosome 12, fAstCal1.2, whole genome shotgun sequence includes:
- the LOC113034093 gene encoding LIM domain transcription factor LMO4-B-like — MVNSQVPGVPSDPRSCAGCGGKIADRFLLFSMERYWHTRCLKCSCCQAQLGDIGTTCYSKGGMILCRSDYIRLFGHSGACSACSQSIPANEMVMRAQGNVYHLKCFSCATCRNRLMPGDRFHYINGTIFCEHDRPGAALLNSHLPALQSSSVLTNQKVC, encoded by the exons ATGGTGAACAGCCAAGTGCCAGGTGTACCGTCAGACCCCAGGTCTTGTGCAGGATGTGGGGGGAAGATTGCCGACCGCTTTCTGCTCTTCTCCATGGAGCGCTACTGGCATACGCGCTGCCTCAAGTGCTCTTGTTGCCAAGCCCAGCTGGGGGACATCGGTACCACCTGCTACAGCAAAGGGGGCATGATTCTTTGTCGGAGCGACTACATCAG actGTTTGGGCACAGCGGGGCGTGCAGTGCCTGCAGCCAGTCAATTCCAGCCAACGAAATGGTGATGAGGGCACAGGGAAATGTTTACCACCTCAAG TGTTTCAGCTGTGCCACTTGCAGGAACAGACTAATGCCTGGCGATCGCTTCCATTACATCAACGGTACAATTTTCTGTGAGCACGACAGACCGGGCGCTGCCTTGCTCAACAGCCACCTGCCAGCACTCCAGAGCAGCTCTGTGCTGACAAACCAGAAG GTATGCTGA